GAATTTGCGAAAGCTTGGCTTGATTCTTTGGAGAGTTTTTCAAGCCTTCGTCATGTGGCAGTGGTTTTGTTGGGAAACGAACAGTGTGAAAATGAGTGGTTAAATTCCTACCTAGAAACGAATGGAGGACCTGTTCAGGGTGCCTTTGTTGTTTACGACATCCCGTATGCAGATTCTAGAATGTTTTATCAGTGGCCCCTAGGGGTTGCAACATACAGGAAATTTCCTAATGTACCTATTCGCTCAATCGATATCAACCAACCGCGAAAATACAGATGCAATTTCTTAGGAACTGTCTATCCCAATTCTTCTCGTGttcaattaaaaaatgtcataaaacACTTTAAACTAGATGAGGtttgttttgtgaaaacaaGGGAAGTTTGGCTGCCAGGAGAAAGTTCGAAATCAACTAATGACTTTCATTATGCTCTAGCAAATAGTGACCTAACTTTGAATCCCGTGGGGATGAACACAGAATGTTATCGCATGTATGAAGCATGCTCTTATGGATCAGTGCCTGTGATTGAAGATGTTGTTACACCTGGAAAATGTCGGAAGGATGGAATGTCACCCTTACACCTGTTAAAAAAATACAAGGCCCCTTTTATATACATTAAAGACTGGAGAGAATTACCAAGAATTATAGAAAATGAGAAGCAACTCACTCACACGGAAATTGTTGAGAGACGACAaagaatattgttttggtataaaTTTTTTAAGGAGGCTCTTAGGGATAAATTTGTTGATGTAATAAAGAAGACATTTTCTGGATAGAATATAgactgtattcataaatggcggccaaagaattattcttttgtcttcatGCTAATcgtcctcactagcctcactttggagcaaaaattttctaaaattttGTTTGTGCAAATGAGGCTTTCCTTATTCTAACAGGTATTGGTTTGGGAGACCCTGTGGCTTTCCAGATGCAGTCTTTGATTGGACTGACAACGAAACAATAGCtgatacaacagaaacaatAGACTTAGCCCtgataacaaaagaagctaCAGGTTATAGGGACTAATGAGAGTAGCAGTCTCGTAGCTACAGAAATACTTGTTCTAAAGTTGTAGATGGCAAGAGTATTAAAGCATGATCCACCATGAACATATTTTCCTTGCTTGTCACATAATCATCAgttattttattcaaaagtgAGTCAAACATCTCATTTGCAGAGGCCACTGAGTAATGATGGAGCAATGTGGCCATTTACTCAGACTTCTctagttttgcttttgttgatcACGGCCATCATTTTATTTCCAGGTATCAGTTGTGCTTGTGTGGATTGGAACAAGAGCAGAGCTTGAAGTGACCCCCTTTTTAGTGCATCTTTGTGTTTAAGTAACATTCATAACTGCATAAGACTCAGCAATGAGAGATTATATCCttcaactgaaacaaaaattgtcgGTAGAAAAGATTTAATCTTGatgcaaacaaaaagaaaaaagcactATATCTGAGATTTTTGGTATAAGGCATTAGGCATCATTTTATTTAAGGCATCATTTTGCGAGATCTTATTGCGACTGCTGTTTTAAATAGAGGGTCAAGAAAACTGTCAATTTTAAAAGATCTTACAAAATGATGCCTAAAACAGCTTGGAATGACAGAGAAAACATAACACAGGACTCAGTTGCCACTTTGTTTGAtcttcacgctcttgattgcatcatgggtaatcagggcaacatggtgggaaattcaaaggtttgtctgcaaattcaaagcaaaatatactgtacctgacaagggacactgaaaaatgcagactgcagactgtgcagaccgtctgtaaaatgaaaattcgattagcctgaattaggcctaaataacattctgGTTAGCCtctttacggttagctctcaataatggTGAAGGTAACACCATATTTTACATTATattgcacagtctgcagtctgccttttggcagtctgcgttttggcgtgaccGACCTGACAATacttatagactttcgccttcataaaccaaacaaataagttgagatgaactagacttggtatccgttctttggaattcctaaatattgcttttttttctccatacattctctgtaattttgtgcctttggaatagaccatattcatattctcggtattggactggaactagcttgcaatggaggctaatgtgggggaatctttttaaatgcaaatactttttaatatatttccccgcattagcctccattgcaagctagttccagtccaatactgagaatacgaacaTGGTCTATTACAAGATAtgtattgaccgaatgcaaaaatggccgccaataaattattcttttgtctttgtgttaattagcctgaCTAGCCTCGTTTacacgcgtaaaattgaaagaatttgggctgtaaaacgaggctagtcaggctaattaacacaaagacaaaagaataatttgttggtggccaattttgcattcggtcaatggcagaaactctttttaatataaaataatttctacaatagctattctctccaaatttattctgccacACCTTTGAACGCATATCGTCTGTAAAATAAAAAACcgaaaattgcatatcatgaaaatttttcatcattttgaacttcCTCACAAACCTtagaatttctctccatcttgcccttattacccatgatgcatgcaagagcgtgaactcctctattatttgttttcaaactttattgccgagcAAATCGCAACCGCCGTAGTATTCTGCTGTATCGATAACAAAAAAAACGACACGAGGGTGGGCAGCCTGTGATTTTAGGTttttatgacgtcatgtgaGAAGTCTGGCCTAGAAATTCTAAAATGTGACGTATATGAAGTATCTAACAAAAAAGTAATATGGCGGACGACTcctattttgtttaaaaataatttcatttagATCTTAGTTCTCTGTGACAAGTCGTTACTTTATGCTTAAGGAGTCTGTCCACTGCGAGGATATAGCACTTTGTGATGAAACATAATGATTGCAAGCGAGGACTCGGAGGGAGGGGTAAGTGTTACCAGGGCAAGGAATCCCTTTCGTAGTTCGATTTGATCGTAAGTCTAGGAATACAGTTTTCGACGTACTCCAGTGCAAAATCATCATTAGTTATAATTCATTTTCCAAGAAATCGGTTTGAAAGCGAAGATTCTAAGACGTACCCAAGGACAAAATTAATGATTGGTCGTTCCTGCTCTCATAATCATCCACGTGACAGTCTTACAGGGTTCCGTGAGGACACGTAGCTGATGGCGACTTCAAAttaagcttgaaattttcaattattaaaGCCCCTTAGTCTAAGAAAACGGTAATGCGTTATACGGAGTACGTTGAAATCCAGGTCAAGGCCATATATATTACCCTAATCCTCGCTCTGCACAGAGAGGTGGAAAGTGCCCTATTTGAAAAGCATTCTATTAGTTCAGATCTAAAGATCCCATCGGGAGTGGCTGGTAAAGTTTGTTATGTATGTACGGTACTTCACTTCATGATTGACACCACCCATCCCCCCATACTTAGGTAACAATGTACAATGTAACAATGTAACAATGTACAATGTTTATTCTTTGAAAGACTTGACCCTGAACTTTCATGTTATACTGCAGATATGGCTAAAAACACATAGCAGGTCAGGTTTTCCTAAATGTGGGTTTAGGGTTGCTTCATTCTTGGGaacattagtagggctaatgcccacatggttcatatgggtagaaaactagcacttcacatcaccctctaatACAGTAGTTTAGTATCAATCTCTGTCTGATTGTCAACCTGGGGCTGCTTGCTCGTAGCCTGGTTAGGGCTAACCGTTgcttaagaggtatcaaaacctataggtttccatggtatttaatgctggtttAGCACTAAACATGCTTTGTTTGAGCAACCTGGGCCTGGTTGAAACTG
This portion of the Montipora capricornis isolate CH-2021 chromosome 11, ASM3666992v2, whole genome shotgun sequence genome encodes:
- the LOC138022760 gene encoding ribitol-5-phosphate xylosyltransferase 1-like, whose product is MASNKHGRRTCLFRWKIIILFVTSIYFVFTLYAVNVLFLRKDEHQFRKKSSITPRSPTKHHHVSSGRPSAKEPVVDVEIWGKAAIGLYLWEHILEGPLEERLGGVWSFGQKQIQNIRFTFRTGPGVVPGKVPSETRNVILVINGREPKKIEFAKAWLDSLESFSSLRHVAVVLLGNEQCENEWLNSYLETNGGPVQGAFVVYDIPYADSRMFYQWPLGVATYRKFPNVPIRSIDINQPRKYRCNFLGTVYPNSSRVQLKNVIKHFKLDEVCFVKTREVWLPGESSKSTNDFHYALANSDLTLNPVGMNTECYRMYEACSYGSVPVIEDVVTPGKCRKDGMSPLHLLKKYKAPFIYIKDWRELPRIIENEKQLTHTEIVERRQRILFWYKFFKEALRDKFVDVIKKTFSG